One genomic window of Tenacibaculum tangerinum includes the following:
- a CDS encoding TerB family tellurite resistance protein, whose amino-acid sequence MGKFAKWLGAGAGFTLGGPIGAIIGFVVGSFIDGVSIEDFVQEQREYQKRTEGQPRRGRATSGDFEISLLILASVVIKSDGKIDRRELDYVRMYFVKMYGKERANHAFKLFNGIIKKKISTRQVCLQIRQYMSHATRLQLLHFLFGIAQADGQVTSVEEEEIRKIASYLYINEYDYSSIKAMFYDDSDTAYTILEITKQASNEEVKKAYRRMAKKYHPDKLQNLGDEHKKGAKEKFQKIQLAYEQIKKERGLS is encoded by the coding sequence ATGGGAAAATTTGCAAAATGGCTTGGAGCAGGAGCAGGCTTTACTTTAGGAGGACCAATAGGAGCCATCATAGGGTTTGTTGTGGGAAGTTTTATAGATGGAGTTTCAATTGAAGATTTTGTACAAGAGCAACGAGAGTATCAAAAAAGAACAGAAGGACAACCCAGAAGAGGAAGAGCTACTTCGGGCGATTTTGAGATAAGTCTATTAATATTGGCATCGGTAGTAATAAAATCTGACGGAAAAATAGATCGACGAGAGTTAGACTACGTTCGTATGTATTTTGTAAAAATGTATGGAAAAGAACGAGCAAATCATGCCTTTAAATTATTTAATGGTATTATAAAAAAGAAAATATCGACAAGGCAAGTTTGCTTACAAATACGTCAGTATATGTCGCATGCTACACGCTTGCAGTTACTGCATTTTTTATTTGGAATAGCACAAGCAGACGGTCAAGTAACCAGTGTTGAAGAGGAAGAAATTAGAAAAATAGCAAGCTATTTGTATATCAACGAATACGATTATTCGTCGATAAAAGCGATGTTTTATGACGATTCTGATACAGCGTATACAATTCTCGAAATAACAAAGCAAGCGAGCAATGAAGAAGTAAAAAAGGCCTATCGCAGAATGGCTAAAAAATACCATCCAGATAAATTGCAAAATTTAGGAGATGAACATAAAAAAGGAGCTAAAGAAAAATTTCAAAAAATTCAATTAGCATACGAACAAATAAAAAAAGAAAGAGGGCTGAGTTAA
- a CDS encoding BrxA/BrxB family bacilliredoxin, translating to MYPEELVKPMRDQLIDAGFEALYTAEDVDNALAKEGTTLVMVNSVCGCAAGTARPGAIASLGADKTPTHLTTVFAGVEKESTAKAREYMIPFPPSSPAIALFKDGNLVHMLERHHIEGRSAQAIAQNLVAAYDEFC from the coding sequence ATGTATCCAGAAGAATTAGTAAAACCAATGCGCGATCAATTAATCGACGCTGGTTTTGAAGCTTTATATACTGCTGAAGATGTTGATAATGCTTTAGCCAAAGAAGGAACTACGTTAGTAATGGTAAACTCTGTTTGTGGATGTGCTGCAGGTACTGCAAGACCAGGAGCTATTGCTTCTTTAGGGGCAGATAAAACTCCTACCCATTTAACCACTGTTTTTGCAGGTGTTGAAAAAGAATCTACAGCGAAGGCAAGAGAATATATGATTCCTTTTCCTCCATCATCTCCTGCAATTGCGTTATTTAAAGATGGAAATTTAGTACACATGTTAGAGCGTCATCATATCGAAGGACGTTCTGCACAAGCAATTGCACAAAATTTAGTGGCTGCTTACGATGAGTTTTGTTAA
- a CDS encoding LexA family protein → MLRKLKQVKASETLTFFLPKEFSESEGAIFIDTGISAGFPSPADDFRETRISLDEELIKNKEATFFARVSGQSMIGAGLDDNDLLVIDRSIPPTNNKIAVCFLDGEFTVKRLRVEGDEVWLQPENPNYPIIKITEENNFIIWGVVTNVIKKV, encoded by the coding sequence ATGTTACGAAAATTAAAGCAAGTAAAAGCATCAGAAACATTGACTTTTTTCTTACCAAAAGAGTTCAGTGAAAGCGAAGGAGCCATTTTTATAGATACAGGTATTTCTGCCGGATTCCCTTCACCTGCCGATGATTTTAGAGAAACACGTATTTCGTTAGACGAAGAGCTTATTAAAAATAAAGAAGCTACTTTTTTTGCACGAGTAAGTGGGCAATCGATGATTGGTGCAGGATTAGATGATAACGATTTGTTGGTTATCGATAGAAGTATTCCGCCAACCAATAACAAAATAGCGGTATGTTTTTTAGACGGAGAGTTTACAGTAAAGCGCTTACGAGTTGAAGGAGATGAGGTTTGGTTGCAACCCGAAAATCCAAACTATCCAATTATAAAAATTACCGAAGAAAATAATTTTATCATTTGGGGAGTTGTCACCAATGTGATTAAAAAAGTGTAA
- a CDS encoding Y-family DNA polymerase, giving the protein MYALVDCNNFYVSCERVFNPNLQGKPVAILSNNDGCVISMSDEAKALQLPFAAPIFKWNQFCKNNNISVLSSNYPLYGDMSARVMKILEQFSPDVEVYSIDEAFLQFKGFDEYDFNSYGTAIRSRILQWTGIPTCVGIAPTKALSKVANKIARKFLKETGGVYVIDSEEKRSKALKWIPIESVWGIGRGMQKRLLAKGCKKAYDFTQLNDDWVLKNLSITGWKLKKDLEGESKILLDEPTNKKAIATTRSFEYTFSDLDNIKERISTFAVSCAEKLRKQNSCCHMVIVILRSDYHKKDTEQHRASKTVVFPYPTNSTLTISKSAVQAVTTIFKEGIQYKRAGVIVTGLVPSDNYQLDMFASENPKHTSLMSAIDKINQTYKADKIKLANQDLQRTWKMRQERLSPKYTTNINDIIKAK; this is encoded by the coding sequence ATGTATGCGTTGGTAGATTGTAATAACTTTTATGTTTCTTGCGAGCGGGTTTTTAATCCGAATTTGCAAGGAAAACCTGTGGCTATTTTAAGCAATAACGATGGGTGTGTTATTTCAATGAGCGATGAGGCAAAAGCATTACAGCTTCCGTTTGCCGCCCCTATTTTTAAATGGAATCAGTTTTGTAAAAACAATAACATTTCAGTGCTATCCTCTAATTATCCGCTGTATGGAGACATGAGTGCACGCGTAATGAAAATTTTAGAACAATTTTCTCCAGATGTTGAGGTGTATTCTATTGATGAAGCTTTTCTGCAATTCAAAGGTTTTGATGAGTATGATTTTAATTCCTACGGAACAGCAATTAGGAGTAGAATTTTACAGTGGACGGGGATTCCTACCTGTGTAGGAATTGCGCCCACCAAAGCGTTGAGTAAAGTGGCTAATAAAATAGCTCGAAAATTTTTAAAGGAAACAGGAGGTGTGTATGTAATTGATTCTGAAGAAAAAAGAAGTAAGGCGTTAAAATGGATTCCTATAGAAAGCGTTTGGGGAATTGGTAGAGGAATGCAAAAAAGATTGTTAGCGAAAGGCTGTAAAAAGGCATACGATTTTACGCAATTAAACGACGATTGGGTATTGAAAAATCTTTCGATAACCGGGTGGAAATTGAAAAAAGATTTAGAAGGAGAATCTAAAATACTATTGGATGAGCCTACGAACAAAAAAGCCATCGCAACAACCCGAAGTTTTGAATATACATTTTCTGACTTAGACAATATTAAAGAAAGAATTTCAACGTTTGCTGTGAGTTGTGCAGAAAAACTACGGAAGCAAAACTCATGTTGTCACATGGTAATCGTTATACTACGTAGCGACTATCATAAAAAGGACACAGAACAACATCGGGCAAGTAAAACAGTAGTGTTTCCGTATCCAACAAATTCTACATTAACCATTAGTAAAAGTGCAGTACAGGCAGTAACCACTATTTTTAAAGAAGGAATACAGTACAAAAGAGCAGGGGTAATTGTAACAGGGTTAGTACCTTCAGACAACTATCAGTTAGATATGTTTGCAAGCGAAAATCCGAAACACACTTCTTTAATGAGTGCGATTGATAAGATAAATCAAACCTATAAGGCTGATAAAATTAAATTAGCCAATCAAGATTTGCAACGTACTTGGAAGATGCGTCAAGAACGATTATCGCCAAAATACACCACGAATATTAACGATATTATTAAGGCAAAGTAA
- a CDS encoding Lrp/AsnC ligand binding domain-containing protein: MVRKLKIDGIDKIIIKRLVKDARTPILSIAREVGISGAAIHQRLRKLDESDLIDGYKMILNPKALGYTTTAFVGVFLDSSSLYSSAIKRLKEIPEIVESHYTTGNYAIFIKILCKNNEDLMHLLNRDIQTIKGVSRTETFISLDQQIDRQIKI; the protein is encoded by the coding sequence ATGGTTAGAAAGTTAAAAATTGACGGAATTGATAAAATTATTATCAAACGCCTTGTAAAAGATGCTCGTACACCCATTTTAAGTATTGCTAGAGAAGTGGGAATATCTGGAGCTGCCATTCATCAACGATTGCGAAAATTGGATGAATCGGATTTAATTGATGGGTATAAAATGATTTTAAACCCGAAAGCTTTAGGATATACTACCACCGCTTTTGTTGGGGTCTTTTTAGATTCTTCAAGCCTATATTCTTCTGCAATTAAACGGTTAAAAGAAATTCCTGAGATTGTAGAAAGTCATTACACCACAGGTAACTATGCTATTTTTATTAAAATTTTATGTAAAAACAACGAAGACTTAATGCATTTGTTAAATAGAGATATTCAAACCATAAAAGGAGTTTCAAGAACCGAAACTTTTATATCTTTAGACCAGCAAATAGATCGACAAATTAAAATTTAA
- a CDS encoding HupE/UreJ family protein: MNDFIFYFKMGLFHVLDFKAYDHILFLIVLTVVYQFKQWTKVLWLITLFTIGHSITLALSAYGILNVRADLIEFLIPLTIFITGLMNVLTAKKASVGKENQNLFFALFFGLIHGLGFSNYFKMMIGKTSDKFLPLVEFALGVEAAQIIIVLGILLLGALVQSIFNVNRRDWILIMSSIVIGFSLQMMIDRVFW, from the coding sequence ATGAACGATTTTATCTTCTACTTTAAAATGGGCTTGTTTCATGTGCTAGATTTTAAAGCCTACGACCATATTTTATTCTTAATTGTACTAACCGTTGTATACCAATTTAAACAGTGGACAAAAGTTTTATGGCTCATTACCTTATTTACTATTGGACATTCGATAACCCTAGCGCTTTCTGCCTACGGGATTTTAAATGTACGGGCAGATTTAATCGAGTTTTTAATCCCGCTAACCATTTTTATTACGGGATTAATGAATGTGTTAACCGCTAAAAAAGCATCGGTAGGAAAAGAAAATCAGAATTTATTTTTTGCGCTTTTCTTCGGATTAATTCACGGATTGGGTTTTTCGAACTACTTTAAAATGATGATTGGAAAAACTTCTGATAAGTTTTTACCTTTGGTTGAGTTTGCGTTGGGTGTAGAAGCAGCACAAATTATTATTGTGCTAGGTATTTTGTTACTCGGTGCCTTGGTACAATCAATTTTTAACGTAAATCGTCGTGATTGGATTTTAATCATGTCGTCTATCGTAATAGGTTTTTCTTTACAAATGATGATTGACCGTGTTTTTTGGTAA
- a CDS encoding deoxycytidylate deaminase has translation MLKKKQLKYDVAYLKMANEWAQLSHCIRKKVGALIVKDRMIISDGYNGTPSGFENYCEDEEGYTKWYVLHAEANAILKVASSTQACKGATLYITLSPCQQCSKLIHQAGIKRVVYANAYKDRSGLDFLEKAGVELTYLPYEQE, from the coding sequence ATTTTGAAAAAAAAACAATTAAAATATGACGTTGCTTATTTAAAAATGGCAAATGAATGGGCGCAACTTTCACACTGTATTCGTAAAAAAGTAGGTGCTTTAATTGTTAAAGATCGCATGATTATTTCTGATGGTTATAACGGCACACCCTCTGGCTTTGAAAATTATTGTGAAGATGAAGAGGGATATACCAAATGGTATGTATTGCATGCCGAAGCGAATGCCATTTTAAAAGTAGCTTCTTCAACACAAGCGTGTAAAGGTGCTACCTTATACATAACCCTTTCTCCTTGCCAACAATGTAGTAAACTCATACACCAAGCAGGTATTAAACGGGTGGTATACGCCAACGCATACAAAGACCGTTCTGGGTTAGATTTTTTAGAAAAAGCAGGTGTTGAATTGACGTATTTACCTTATGAACAAGAATAA
- a CDS encoding S41 family peptidase: MNKNNLPIYLAIAVIFGILIGTFFSNGNSNNLIGKNSASERKIKRLIDYIQSDYVDDVNTDELLDGAIAEMLDKLDPHSVYIPKENLQLVTENMQGNFVGIGVQFRMIGDTITVIQPIKGGPSIEAGIKAGDRILLADKDTLYGKKLQTSQIMKALKGRPNTKVDLQVYRKTNDSIFDITINRGKVNIKSVDVAYMLNDSIGYIKLDRFARNTYVEFKSSLQKLLTKGMTDLVLDLRGNGGGYIDIANSIVDEFLEDDKLIVFTKNNKGEIVESFATEKGDFEHGGLYVLIDENSASASEIVAGALQDNDKGIIIGRRSFGKGLVQQEMDLGDGSAVRLTTARYYTPTGRSIQKPYKKEADAEEYNHDFETRLENGELFTKDSIKIVDSLKYTTPKGKIVYGGGGIIPDYFVAVDTTAYIPTIFFRPLNDFAFSYVDDNRKKLAALTIEDFMNNFDKNKEVSNQFLAELKEYRLAEKTKNQLRNNLKILIARELFSDEGLYKVDQKDDKMLQKVFELEAK; encoded by the coding sequence ATGAACAAGAATAATTTACCTATATATTTAGCGATTGCCGTAATTTTCGGTATTCTTATCGGAACCTTTTTTAGCAATGGAAACTCAAACAATCTTATTGGAAAAAATTCGGCAAGTGAACGAAAAATAAAACGCTTAATCGACTATATTCAAAGTGATTATGTTGATGATGTAAATACCGATGAATTATTAGATGGTGCTATTGCCGAGATGCTCGATAAGTTAGATCCGCACTCTGTATACATTCCGAAAGAAAACCTACAATTGGTTACCGAAAATATGCAGGGTAATTTTGTAGGTATTGGGGTTCAGTTTCGTATGATTGGCGACACCATTACCGTCATACAACCTATTAAAGGTGGACCAAGTATTGAAGCGGGTATTAAAGCAGGTGACAGAATTTTACTTGCAGATAAAGATACTCTGTACGGAAAGAAGTTGCAAACTTCTCAAATAATGAAAGCTTTAAAAGGAAGACCCAACACGAAAGTTGATTTACAAGTTTACAGAAAAACTAACGATAGTATTTTTGATATTACCATTAACCGAGGCAAGGTAAATATTAAAAGTGTAGATGTTGCCTATATGCTGAATGATAGCATCGGCTATATAAAATTAGATCGTTTTGCACGCAATACCTACGTTGAATTCAAATCTTCTTTACAGAAGCTACTTACCAAAGGAATGACCGATTTGGTGTTGGATCTTCGTGGAAATGGTGGTGGCTATATTGATATTGCCAATAGTATTGTAGATGAATTTTTAGAAGATGACAAGCTCATCGTTTTTACTAAAAATAACAAAGGAGAAATCGTAGAGTCTTTCGCTACCGAAAAAGGAGATTTTGAACACGGTGGTTTGTATGTTTTAATTGATGAAAACTCTGCTTCTGCTTCTGAAATTGTAGCGGGTGCTTTGCAAGACAACGATAAAGGAATTATCATCGGTCGCCGTTCTTTTGGTAAAGGGTTGGTACAGCAAGAAATGGATTTAGGAGATGGCTCGGCAGTACGATTAACCACTGCCAGATATTATACCCCTACAGGGCGTTCTATTCAAAAACCTTACAAAAAAGAAGCTGATGCCGAAGAATACAATCACGATTTTGAGACTCGATTAGAAAATGGTGAATTATTTACAAAAGATAGTATTAAAATTGTTGACAGCCTTAAATATACAACCCCAAAAGGCAAAATAGTATATGGTGGTGGTGGAATTATTCCTGATTATTTTGTCGCCGTAGATACCACAGCATACATTCCTACAATTTTCTTCCGCCCTTTAAATGATTTTGCTTTTTCGTATGTAGATGACAATCGTAAAAAGCTAGCTGCTTTAACTATTGAAGATTTCATGAATAACTTTGATAAAAATAAGGAGGTTTCTAATCAATTTTTAGCTGAGTTAAAAGAGTATAGACTTGCTGAAAAAACAAAAAATCAACTTCGAAACAATTTAAAGATACTTATTGCTCGTGAACTTTTTAGTGATGAAGGCTTGTATAAAGTAGATCAAAAAGACGATAAAATGCTACAAAAAGTGTTTGAGTTAGAAGCTAAGTAA
- a CDS encoding MOSC domain-containing protein, which produces MKIVATNIGERKKIDWKGKTITTGIFKFPVENPIFLDLEKVKEDTICDRKHHGGTDQAVYGYSAKHYAYWKELYPDLDWQFGMFGENLTVDDLDERQLHVGDTFKIGEVIIEVTKPREPCRTLGVRFNDMKIVKQFWQQNYPGVYFKVLQTGLVKAGDALEQLKSCPQNPTIVKVYQEKRVQQEK; this is translated from the coding sequence ATGAAAATAGTAGCGACGAATATCGGAGAAAGAAAGAAAATCGATTGGAAAGGTAAAACGATTACCACGGGTATTTTTAAATTTCCTGTCGAAAATCCTATTTTTTTAGATTTAGAAAAAGTAAAAGAAGATACTATTTGCGATAGAAAACACCATGGAGGAACAGACCAAGCGGTATATGGTTATTCGGCAAAACACTATGCGTATTGGAAAGAATTATATCCAGATTTAGATTGGCAGTTCGGAATGTTTGGCGAAAATTTAACTGTTGACGATTTAGATGAACGTCAATTGCATGTAGGGGATACCTTTAAAATAGGCGAAGTTATTATTGAGGTAACCAAACCACGCGAACCCTGCAGAACATTGGGCGTGCGCTTTAACGATATGAAAATCGTAAAACAATTTTGGCAACAAAATTATCCGGGAGTGTATTTTAAAGTACTACAAACAGGGTTGGTAAAAGCAGGAGATGCATTAGAACAACTAAAAAGCTGTCCGCAAAATCCAACCATTGTTAAGGTATATCAAGAAAAAAGAGTTCAACAAGAGAAGTAG
- a CDS encoding fibronectin type III domain-containing protein has protein sequence MKNYLYLLAFLVFLVSCSNHDSPVPTNPSPPNVSIKLNKSLIQKGPYIQGSTISLQELNDDLTLSGYVYNTETIDDFGSFDVNAEVQSDKIDISATGFYFNEVTGKLSEAQLTLRTFVVLDNDEKININILSTLARQRIKYLMINEDKSFSEAKEQGEKEVLLALNIPEPFHKDIDFNKLDISQAGDGNAILLAISVIIQGDNSVAKLGEFVSKLAQDLETDGTLDNESLIDEIKTNSVNLNLEEVAKNITKRFDELKIDYSLPPFERFIDSDGDGSLNAYDVMVISPKEEIIETKPEFIWTASEVDGTKYHFQLSNKEDFSNLLMDVNDLTTTKIVSSVVLLDDTKYYWRVRYLDENNQQSEWNIATFNINLENINVVAPIVGEVVIKSPQLEWTTPSTSNHVEYEVQVSDNSGFNNILFEKSGHTHATITPSINYLNNTTYYWRVRPVDVNNVVGNWVEGSYLFKLEDVSLAFPSNGEEVVKIPTLEWEAPKVMKNVKYYIEVAIDSSFNTILFTQENYTDFSITPIFNVTNNTIYYWRVKIFNEEGVEGEWFSASFQYKLNVPVFLETKYNDSVLYGFVLDYDKSHNSNYEADGVKLQIQISDNTSFNTIIKDLDNLDLQEEYNVWNAVNDGYGSYHVRVRHISQEGITSEWSNYFHLFSVTEVKIILTENNTSLKPTVKWSHEGNAPASFKYKIQFFSDVGLTNLVEEAEQDVAVDTATSFPEYRTTNILDYTITNYYKISLVDTSDNIITSESSSINVEPPHVLTWSYSSNTFTVEYTNLYNSPYKYDLQLASDNTFTDILFESSGELDSSNNAFFNVTHTNNLTPGRTYYWRVRLYEFDISGGWGYKGTSEYFEFIY, from the coding sequence ATGAAAAACTACTTATATCTTTTAGCTTTTTTAGTATTTCTTGTATCATGTTCAAATCACGATTCTCCAGTTCCTACGAATCCATCACCACCTAATGTTTCTATTAAACTAAATAAAAGCTTAATTCAAAAAGGGCCATATATTCAAGGGTCAACAATTTCATTGCAAGAGTTGAATGATGATTTAACACTTAGTGGTTACGTTTATAATACAGAAACAATAGATGATTTCGGGTCTTTTGACGTAAACGCTGAGGTACAAAGCGATAAAATAGATATTTCAGCAACTGGATTTTATTTTAATGAAGTTACAGGAAAGTTATCAGAAGCCCAATTAACCCTTCGAACTTTTGTTGTTTTAGACAATGATGAAAAAATAAATATAAATATACTTTCTACTTTGGCTCGTCAACGTATAAAATACTTAATGATTAATGAAGATAAATCATTTTCAGAAGCTAAGGAACAAGGAGAAAAAGAAGTTTTGTTAGCTTTAAATATACCAGAGCCTTTTCACAAAGATATAGATTTTAATAAGTTAGATATTAGCCAAGCAGGAGATGGAAATGCGATACTTTTAGCTATTTCAGTAATTATTCAAGGAGATAACTCAGTTGCAAAATTAGGAGAATTTGTGTCGAAATTAGCTCAAGATTTAGAAACTGATGGCACGTTAGATAATGAATCTTTAATTGATGAAATAAAAACGAATAGTGTAAATTTAAACTTAGAGGAGGTAGCAAAGAATATTACAAAAAGATTTGATGAGTTAAAAATAGATTATTCACTACCTCCTTTCGAAAGGTTTATAGATTCTGATGGAGATGGTTCATTAAATGCTTATGATGTGATGGTAATCAGTCCTAAAGAAGAGATTATAGAGACTAAACCTGAGTTTATATGGACTGCTAGTGAAGTTGATGGCACAAAATATCATTTTCAGTTATCTAACAAAGAAGATTTTTCAAATTTGTTAATGGATGTAAATGACTTAACTACTACAAAGATTGTTTCCTCTGTAGTATTGTTAGACGATACAAAGTATTATTGGCGAGTTAGGTATTTAGATGAAAACAATCAACAAAGTGAATGGAATATAGCAACTTTTAACATTAATTTAGAAAATATAAATGTAGTTGCTCCTATTGTCGGAGAAGTAGTAATTAAATCTCCTCAATTAGAGTGGACGACTCCTTCGACCTCAAATCATGTTGAGTATGAAGTGCAAGTGTCAGATAATTCAGGCTTTAATAATATACTTTTTGAAAAAAGTGGTCATACTCATGCAACAATTACACCTTCAATAAACTACTTAAATAATACCACTTATTATTGGAGAGTTCGTCCTGTAGATGTTAATAATGTAGTTGGTAATTGGGTTGAGGGTTCATATCTTTTTAAATTAGAAGATGTAAGCTTAGCTTTTCCATCTAACGGAGAAGAGGTAGTAAAGATTCCTACGTTGGAATGGGAAGCTCCTAAGGTTATGAAAAATGTGAAATATTATATTGAGGTGGCAATTGATTCATCTTTTAATACAATTTTATTTACCCAAGAAAATTATACTGATTTTTCAATTACTCCAATATTTAATGTAACTAATAATACTATATATTATTGGAGAGTAAAAATTTTTAATGAAGAAGGAGTTGAAGGAGAATGGTTTAGTGCTTCATTTCAATATAAATTAAATGTTCCAGTGTTCTTAGAAACAAAATATAATGACTCTGTATTATACGGATTTGTATTAGATTATGATAAATCACATAACTCTAACTATGAAGCAGATGGAGTAAAGCTTCAAATTCAAATTTCAGATAACACGAGCTTTAATACTATAATTAAAGACCTAGATAATTTAGATTTACAAGAAGAATATAATGTTTGGAATGCTGTAAATGATGGTTATGGTTCCTATCATGTTAGAGTAAGGCATATTTCTCAAGAAGGAATAACATCTGAATGGAGTAATTATTTCCATTTGTTTAGTGTTACTGAAGTTAAAATTATTTTAACTGAAAATAATACCTCTTTAAAACCAACAGTAAAATGGTCACATGAAGGAAATGCCCCAGCTAGTTTTAAATATAAAATTCAATTTTTTAGTGATGTAGGGTTAACGAATTTAGTAGAAGAGGCTGAGCAAGATGTTGCTGTAGATACTGCAACTTCTTTTCCAGAGTATAGGACAACCAATATATTAGACTATACCATAACAAATTATTATAAAATATCTTTAGTAGACACATCGGACAATATTATTACTTCTGAAAGTTCAAGTATTAATGTTGAACCTCCTCATGTTTTAACATGGTCGTATTCTAGTAATACTTTTACTGTTGAATATACTAATTTATATAATAGCCCATATAAATATGATTTACAGTTAGCTTCGGACAATACATTTACAGATATTTTGTTTGAAAGCTCTGGAGAATTAGATAGTAGTAATAATGCCTTTTTTAATGTAACACATACTAATAATTTAACCCCAGGAAGAACTTACTATTGGAGAGTAAGACTCTATGAATTTGATATTTCTGGTGGTTGGGGATATAAAGGTACTTCAGAGTATTTCGAATTTATTTATTAA
- a CDS encoding GH3 auxin-responsive promoter family protein codes for MSVKSILAIPFAKIVRKQVYKWANNPHKTQEKVFQYLVAEGCKTVFGKEHDFISINNYEDFKNRVPINDYEGLRPYIDRVVAGEENVLWKGKPLYFAKTSGTTSGAKYIPISKESMPTHIKAARNALLFYITETNDASFVDGKMIFLQGSPVLEDKNGMKLGRLSGIAAHYVPNYLLKNRLPSWETNCIEDWDTKVDKIVEETLPENMTVISGIPSWVQMYFERLIEKTGKTVSELFPNFNFFVYGGVNFEPYKNKFEALIGKKIDYVELYPASEGFIAYQDSQTEKGMLLQLNSGMFYEFIPANEFFEDNPTRISLKDVQLGVNYVIILNTSAGLWGYNIGDTVEFTSLQPYRIKVTGRIKHFISAFGEHVIGKEVEKALNDAIKGTDIRVSEFTVAPQVNPESGLPYHEWFIEFENEPENTEELATKIDASMQTQNIYYFDLIEGKILRPLIIRKVKKGGFHEYMKSIGKFGGQNKIPQLSDNRKIAEVLQGFLIK; via the coding sequence ATGAGTGTAAAATCAATACTAGCCATTCCATTTGCGAAAATTGTTCGTAAACAAGTATACAAATGGGCAAACAACCCACACAAAACTCAAGAAAAAGTATTTCAATATTTGGTTGCTGAAGGATGTAAAACAGTGTTTGGAAAAGAACACGATTTTATATCGATTAATAATTACGAAGACTTTAAAAATCGAGTTCCAATAAACGATTACGAAGGGTTGCGCCCGTATATTGATAGAGTGGTAGCAGGAGAAGAAAATGTGTTGTGGAAAGGAAAACCCTTGTATTTTGCCAAAACCTCAGGAACCACCTCAGGAGCAAAATACATCCCTATCAGTAAAGAATCGATGCCAACACATATCAAAGCAGCCCGCAATGCATTGTTGTTTTATATTACCGAAACCAACGATGCCAGCTTTGTTGATGGAAAGATGATTTTTTTACAAGGAAGTCCTGTTTTAGAAGATAAAAACGGCATGAAATTAGGACGTTTAAGCGGTATTGCCGCCCACTATGTTCCAAATTACCTATTAAAAAATCGTTTGCCTAGCTGGGAAACCAATTGTATTGAAGATTGGGATACGAAAGTAGATAAGATAGTTGAAGAAACCTTACCAGAAAATATGACGGTAATTAGTGGAATACCGTCTTGGGTACAAATGTATTTTGAACGACTCATAGAAAAAACAGGAAAAACCGTTTCTGAACTCTTTCCTAACTTCAACTTTTTTGTTTACGGAGGCGTAAACTTCGAGCCCTACAAAAACAAGTTTGAAGCATTGATAGGAAAAAAAATAGACTACGTAGAGTTGTATCCAGCATCTGAAGGATTCATAGCCTATCAAGACTCACAAACCGAAAAAGGAATGTTGCTGCAATTAAACTCAGGAATGTTTTATGAATTCATTCCAGCCAACGAGTTTTTTGAAGATAATCCTACACGAATCTCCTTAAAAGATGTTCAGTTAGGTGTAAACTATGTAATTATTTTAAATACTTCCGCAGGTTTATGGGGCTATAATATAGGCGATACGGTAGAGTTTACCTCTTTACAACCTTATAGAATAAAAGTAACAGGACGCATCAAGCACTTTATTTCTGCTTTTGGAGAGCATGTAATCGGGAAAGAAGTTGAAAAAGCATTGAATGATGCTATTAAAGGAACAGATATTCGTGTGAGTGAGTTTACTGTAGCGCCACAAGTAAATCCAGAAAGCGGATTGCCGTATCACGAGTGGTTTATTGAGTTTGAAAACGAACCTGAAAATACAGAAGAACTTGCGACTAAAATTGATGCCTCTATGCAAACGCAAAACATATATTACTTCGATTTAATTGAAGGAAAAATTTTGCGCCCACTCATCATCAGAAAAGTAAAAAAAGGAGGCTTCCATGAGTATATGAAATCCATCGGTAAGTTTGGAGGACAAAATAAAATTCCGCAACTATCAGACAATCGAAAAATAGCGGAGGTATTGCAAGGTTTTTTGATTAAGTAA